A region from the uncultured Bacteroides sp. genome encodes:
- a CDS encoding carboxypeptidase-like regulatory domain-containing protein, translating to MLLVIISIVFFNIFTLNSQTKGSVFDGKTNHTLVGANIYMQKEAIGLGTTDKNGTFDLPGLDKFSANDTIIFSYIGYQQVKCTLRDLKHSGYRVFMYELPYRLGEVAVTAERGILFLNYTPLSSLPKPLYSFGSFLSGGKIYVIAGDETNIKLVIGKTKMGTEAWKYHSTDMYVYDIANDSWTKDKQKFTPRACHTAYLYNDKIFVLGGKIYSANRKIEYTDATMEVYDMDKDTLYVDPVNPHQAVNFTSFIYNDYLYVMGGSVKEKVFSDKIHALDLKKGIWYDMGTIPKEKCREMNGIVKGHSVYFFGGSRTAPMWGIESYDLSVGEWKHLRDLHEGVSYPGLATNGNLIYIYENRNLQVYNVDDNSLRIYSIALNLENAGLFYFEDKLYIVGGCIRNGIYVSPSDEVYSIDVNQIGIE from the coding sequence ATGCTATTGGTAATTATAAGTATCGTTTTCTTTAATATATTCACTCTTAATTCTCAAACGAAGGGTTCGGTTTTTGATGGAAAAACGAATCATACGTTAGTAGGGGCAAATATTTATATGCAAAAAGAGGCCATAGGTTTAGGCACTACAGACAAAAATGGAACATTTGATCTACCGGGCTTGGATAAATTTAGTGCGAATGATACTATCATCTTTTCATACATTGGATATCAACAAGTAAAATGTACTCTCCGGGACTTGAAACATAGTGGTTACCGTGTATTTATGTATGAATTGCCATATAGGTTAGGTGAGGTGGCGGTTACGGCAGAAAGAGGAATTCTTTTTTTGAATTATACTCCGTTATCTTCGTTGCCAAAGCCCCTTTATTCTTTCGGCTCATTTTTGTCGGGAGGAAAGATTTATGTGATTGCGGGAGATGAAACAAATATAAAACTTGTTATTGGGAAAACGAAAATGGGCACAGAAGCTTGGAAGTATCATTCTACAGATATGTATGTATATGATATTGCCAATGATTCGTGGACGAAAGATAAGCAAAAATTCACTCCCCGTGCTTGCCATACGGCTTATTTATATAATGATAAGATTTTCGTGTTAGGTGGGAAAATATATTCTGCTAATCGTAAAATTGAATATACGGATGCTACGATGGAGGTTTACGACATGGATAAAGATACCTTGTATGTTGATCCTGTTAATCCTCATCAGGCAGTTAATTTTACTTCGTTCATCTATAATGATTACTTGTATGTGATGGGTGGTTCGGTAAAGGAGAAAGTTTTCTCTGACAAAATCCATGCTCTTGATTTGAAAAAGGGAATTTGGTATGACATGGGAACAATTCCTAAAGAGAAATGCCGGGAGATGAACGGTATTGTAAAGGGACATTCTGTCTATTTTTTTGGAGGTTCCCGTACCGCTCCCATGTGGGGAATAGAGAGTTATGACTTGTCAGTAGGAGAGTGGAAGCATTTGCGTGATTTGCACGAAGGAGTTTCTTATCCGGGATTGGCAACTAACGGGAATTTGATTTATATTTATGAGAATAGAAATTTACAGGTTTATAATGTGGATGATAACTCATTAAGGATATATTCTATTGCTTTGAATCTGGAAAATGCCGGACTTTTTTATTTTGAAGACAAACTCTATATTGTCGGAGGTTGTATCCGTAATGGTATTTATGTATCTCCGAGTGACGAGGTTTACAGTATTGATGTAAATCAAATCGGTATAGAATAA
- the mtgA gene encoding monofunctional biosynthetic peptidoglycan transglycosylase, with product MFLKRSLRLIRNIILFFFFSTIFAVVVYRYMPVYATPLMVIRSVQQFINGEKPTWKHKWVSFENISPNMPMAVIASEDNRFASHNGFDVIEIKKAMKENEKRKKKRGASTISQQTAKNVFLWPQSSWLRKGFEVYFTALIELTWSKEHIMEVYLNSIEMGKGIYGVEAAAKYKFNTQASKLTKEQCALIAATLPNPIRFDASHPSPYIKRREQHILRLMRLVPKFPETDQKK from the coding sequence ATGTTTTTAAAAAGAAGCCTTCGTCTCATCCGTAATATAATACTTTTTTTCTTCTTTTCGACTATTTTTGCAGTAGTGGTTTATCGATATATGCCTGTCTATGCTACTCCATTAATGGTAATAAGAAGCGTACAACAATTTATAAATGGAGAAAAGCCTACATGGAAGCATAAATGGGTTTCATTTGAGAATATATCTCCGAATATGCCAATGGCGGTTATTGCATCAGAAGACAATAGGTTTGCTTCGCACAATGGCTTTGATGTAATTGAAATAAAAAAAGCCATGAAAGAGAACGAAAAAAGAAAAAAGAAACGTGGTGCCAGTACCATTAGTCAACAAACAGCCAAAAACGTGTTTTTATGGCCTCAATCTTCCTGGCTGAGAAAAGGATTTGAAGTATACTTCACTGCACTCATCGAATTAACATGGTCAAAAGAACATATTATGGAAGTGTATTTAAACTCGATTGAAATGGGCAAAGGAATCTATGGCGTTGAAGCCGCCGCAAAATACAAATTCAATACTCAAGCTTCCAAATTAACCAAAGAACAATGTGCCTTGATTGCAGCCACTCTCCCTAATCCCATCCGGTTTGATGCCTCTCATCCGTCGCCTTACATAAAGCGCAGAGAACAACACATTTTACGCTTAATGAGATTAGTACCTAAATTTCCAGAAACAGATCAGAAAAAGTAG
- a CDS encoding OmpA family protein, which produces MKKVKLLALFLSASLIFGSCGTSNTFRGGAIGAGSGAALGAIIGGIAGKGKGALIGAAVGTAVGGTAGALIGRKMDKNAAAAAQIQGANVEKITDANGLSAVKVTFESGILFGFNSSTLNASSKQSLNDFAGILKADPTLDIAITGHTDKVGTYEANQTVSTKRAQAVSSYLQLCGVSNSQFKSVQGMGYSQYDETMSAEQNRRVEIYMYASEQMIKNAEAGK; this is translated from the coding sequence ATGAAAAAAGTCAAACTTTTAGCGTTATTTCTAAGTGCTTCTTTAATTTTCGGAAGCTGTGGAACAAGCAATACTTTTAGGGGAGGAGCTATAGGGGCAGGTTCCGGCGCTGCACTCGGAGCCATCATTGGCGGTATAGCAGGTAAAGGAAAAGGGGCGCTTATCGGAGCGGCTGTAGGTACAGCAGTAGGTGGAACAGCCGGCGCATTAATTGGCCGTAAAATGGATAAAAACGCTGCCGCTGCTGCACAGATTCAGGGTGCAAATGTAGAAAAAATCACTGATGCTAACGGATTATCTGCTGTAAAAGTAACCTTTGAATCGGGAATACTCTTCGGTTTTAACTCTTCAACATTAAATGCTTCGTCCAAACAATCATTAAATGATTTTGCCGGCATTCTCAAAGCAGACCCTACTTTAGACATTGCAATTACAGGCCATACTGATAAGGTTGGAACATACGAAGCAAACCAAACAGTTTCGACCAAGCGGGCGCAAGCTGTATCCAGTTATTTGCAACTTTGTGGTGTATCAAACTCTCAGTTTAAATCAGTACAGGGTATGGGATACTCTCAATATGACGAAACAATGAGTGCCGAACAAAATCGTCGCGTAGAAATTTACATGTATGCCAGCGAACAAATGATCAAAAATGCCGAGGCTGGTAAATAA
- a CDS encoding fimbrillin family protein: MIKFKLWSAALLLSLFACNQEEVQQSIGNNGQSAIQFTSELKGVALTRANGATWTANDSIGIYMKKSGEALSENSSINGATNILYSTANGDGNFRSVGTGIYFPEDESPVDFIAYYPQRTLENPYIYPIDITNQNDLEAIDLLYSDNLTSISSRSNALNLAFTHQLSRLIFNVKSTDGGKLTDLKLELSGVKTKASFTLADATMTLDQSSTGTINVKTNVTGTTAIAQAILIPESSVDKITLTIELNGTKKQYALPLTSLEKGQEYSYNLNVTGGSTEVDPEASSYIHWTETPIITQKMLDGNDLLYVNNYMPNSMTDPVSGGKMRNYSMLYSKSNKIAYWVAYPLFPACTGSSGRTDAWDYDPSIPESYQADLSSGFGGNGYDRGHQIPSGDRTCDAPTNRTTFYYSNMTPQIGQGLNQSIWAELENQVRSWRSGTDTVYVVTGAMPPATNVTLMKEMAVPEYYFKAIARRINGAFTTIAFKFENKIYSGSSYMEQVISVKQLEDLTGFTFFPTIDPTVKATLDTSKW; encoded by the coding sequence ATGATAAAATTTAAACTGTGGAGTGCAGCACTTCTGCTCTCCTTGTTTGCCTGTAATCAAGAGGAAGTCCAACAATCCATTGGCAACAATGGACAATCTGCCATTCAATTCACTTCAGAATTAAAAGGCGTTGCCCTTACTCGTGCCAACGGAGCAACATGGACTGCAAACGACTCTATTGGCATATACATGAAAAAAAGCGGAGAAGCTCTTTCCGAGAATTCTTCTATAAATGGAGCTACTAACATTCTCTACTCTACTGCAAACGGTGACGGAAACTTCCGTTCTGTAGGAACAGGCATTTATTTCCCGGAAGACGAAAGCCCGGTAGATTTTATTGCTTATTATCCGCAGCGCACTTTAGAAAATCCATATATATATCCTATAGATATAACAAATCAGAACGATCTTGAAGCTATCGACCTGCTCTATTCAGACAACCTGACGAGTATAAGCAGCCGCTCAAATGCCTTGAACCTAGCTTTTACTCATCAACTCTCCCGTCTGATTTTCAACGTCAAGAGTACAGACGGAGGCAAACTGACTGACCTGAAGTTAGAACTTTCAGGAGTAAAGACAAAAGCCTCTTTTACTTTGGCCGACGCTACTATGACACTTGATCAATCTTCAACCGGCACGATCAATGTAAAAACAAACGTTACAGGCACCACAGCGATCGCTCAAGCGATACTGATACCGGAGAGTTCTGTTGATAAGATCACATTAACCATAGAACTAAACGGTACTAAAAAACAATATGCTCTTCCGTTAACTTCTCTCGAAAAGGGACAAGAATATTCTTATAACCTTAATGTGACCGGAGGCAGCACGGAAGTAGATCCTGAGGCTTCTTCTTACATCCATTGGACAGAGACACCTATAATCACACAAAAGATGTTAGACGGAAACGATTTACTTTATGTAAATAATTATATGCCGAATTCAATGACCGATCCTGTATCCGGAGGAAAAATGCGTAACTATAGTATGCTTTACAGCAAAAGCAATAAAATTGCTTACTGGGTGGCTTATCCATTATTTCCAGCTTGTACCGGTAGCTCCGGGCGTACTGACGCTTGGGATTACGATCCTAGTATTCCTGAAAGTTATCAGGCCGACCTTTCTAGTGGCTTCGGAGGAAACGGTTATGACCGCGGACATCAGATACCTAGCGGAGACCGTACCTGCGATGCTCCGACCAACCGGACAACATTCTATTATAGCAACATGACTCCTCAAATTGGACAAGGATTAAACCAATCTATTTGGGCGGAATTGGAAAATCAGGTACGCTCATGGAGAAGTGGAACCGACACGGTGTATGTGGTAACTGGTGCCATGCCTCCTGCCACCAATGTAACTTTAATGAAAGAGATGGCTGTACCTGAATATTATTTCAAAGCTATAGCTCGAAGAATAAACGGAGCCTTCACAACAATCGCTTTCAAATTCGAGAATAAAATTTATTCAGGCTCTTCTTATATGGAACAGGTTATTTCGGTGAAACAACTGGAAGATCTGACTGGATTTACATTCTTCCCTACAATTGATCCTACAGTCAAAGCAACACTGGATACATCAAAATGGTAA
- a CDS encoding DUF4251 domain-containing protein, whose product MKTNKSMLVLPILLVANLQPIFAQSKQKTKNECEQTVKQLIELKSYCIDVNLAIPRRSSSLYLTSPYSLKVKNDSVFSWLPYYGRAYTIPYGGGQGLTFKAPIENYKLKYNKKGTAKINFIARSKEDLFRFSLTIYPLGSSSIDVNMQNRESISFSGDLKLNK is encoded by the coding sequence ATGAAAACAAATAAATCGATGCTAGTCCTACCTATACTGTTAGTGGCTAACTTACAGCCAATATTCGCACAAAGCAAACAAAAAACGAAAAATGAATGCGAACAAACAGTAAAACAATTAATTGAATTGAAGAGTTATTGCATCGATGTTAATTTAGCTATTCCACGCAGAAGCAGTAGTCTATATCTCACTTCGCCCTACTCTCTCAAAGTCAAAAATGACTCAGTTTTTTCATGGCTGCCTTATTATGGGCGGGCTTATACTATTCCCTATGGTGGAGGCCAAGGATTGACGTTTAAGGCACCCATCGAAAACTATAAGCTTAAATATAATAAAAAGGGGACAGCAAAAATAAATTTCATAGCCCGCAGTAAAGAAGATCTTTTTAGATTCAGCTTGACAATCTATCCTTTAGGTTCTTCAAGTATAGATGTTAACATGCAAAATAGAGAGTCCATAAGCTTTTCAGGAGATTTGAAACTGAATAAATAG
- a CDS encoding oxaloacetate decarboxylase — translation MKKEIKFSLVYRDMWQSSGKYQPRVDQLVKIAPLIIEMGCFARVETNGGAFEQVNLLYGENPNKAVREFTKPFNDVGIQTHMLDRGLNGLRMYPVPSDVRKLMYKVKRAQGVDITRIFCGLNEVRNIIPSIKYALDSGMIPQATLCITFSPVHTVEYYVEIANQLIAAGAPEICLKDMAGVGRPGMLGQLTKAIKDKHPEIIIQYHGHSGPGLSMASILEVCENGADIIDVAMEPLSWGKVHPDVISVQAMLKDKGFKVAEINMKAYMKARAMTQEFIDDFLGYFMDPTNKQMSSLLLQCGLPGGMMGSMMADLKGVHSGINMILRNKNQPELSLDDLLVMLFEEVEYVWPRLGYPPLVTPFSQYVKNISLMNVMALVKGESRWSMIDNHAWEMILGKSGKLPGQLDAEIIELAKSKGFEFTNEDPQNNYPDQLTEYRAEMKENEWDCGSDDEELFELAMHDRQYRDYKSGVAKKRFEEELQRAKDATLLNTGFSEEELKKFKRTKAEPITAKEKGRILWEIDVESPSMPPEVGRKYTPNDIVCYIATPWGTYDRIFANFVGRVIEVCAKQGELVNKGDVLAYIERSDL, via the coding sequence ATGAAAAAAGAAATTAAGTTCAGCCTCGTCTATCGGGACATGTGGCAGTCGTCAGGGAAATACCAACCCCGGGTAGATCAGTTGGTGAAGATTGCACCTTTAATTATTGAAATGGGCTGTTTTGCCCGCGTGGAAACTAATGGCGGCGCATTTGAACAAGTAAATCTGTTGTATGGTGAAAATCCCAACAAAGCTGTGCGTGAGTTTACAAAACCTTTTAACGATGTTGGCATTCAGACTCACATGCTCGACCGTGGGCTAAACGGGCTCCGTATGTATCCTGTCCCTTCTGATGTTAGAAAACTAATGTATAAGGTAAAACGGGCGCAGGGAGTTGATATTACACGCATCTTCTGTGGGCTGAATGAAGTGAGAAATATCATCCCTTCAATAAAGTATGCTCTTGATAGTGGTATGATTCCTCAGGCTACACTTTGCATTACTTTTTCGCCGGTACATACAGTAGAATACTATGTGGAAATTGCTAATCAGTTAATAGCTGCCGGTGCACCTGAAATTTGTTTGAAAGATATGGCAGGTGTTGGCCGTCCCGGAATGTTGGGGCAATTAACAAAGGCTATTAAAGATAAACATCCTGAAATTATTATTCAGTATCACGGGCACTCAGGTCCTGGTCTTTCGATGGCCTCTATTCTTGAAGTCTGCGAAAACGGCGCCGATATTATTGATGTGGCTATGGAGCCTCTTTCGTGGGGTAAAGTACATCCGGATGTTATTTCTGTGCAGGCTATGCTTAAGGATAAAGGTTTTAAGGTAGCCGAAATTAATATGAAAGCTTACATGAAAGCCCGTGCAATGACTCAGGAGTTTATTGATGACTTTCTGGGTTATTTTATGGATCCTACCAATAAGCAAATGTCCTCACTATTATTGCAATGCGGATTACCGGGCGGAATGATGGGGTCAATGATGGCCGACTTAAAGGGAGTGCATTCCGGTATTAATATGATTCTGCGAAATAAAAATCAACCGGAATTATCTCTTGACGATTTATTGGTAATGCTCTTTGAAGAGGTTGAATATGTATGGCCTAGATTAGGCTATCCTCCCTTGGTTACTCCTTTTAGTCAATACGTAAAAAACATATCCTTAATGAATGTTATGGCTCTGGTTAAAGGTGAAAGCCGTTGGAGCATGATTGACAATCATGCATGGGAAATGATTTTAGGTAAGAGCGGCAAATTACCCGGTCAGTTGGATGCTGAAATTATAGAACTAGCCAAATCTAAGGGATTTGAGTTTACGAATGAAGATCCTCAAAATAATTATCCCGATCAATTGACAGAATACAGGGCTGAGATGAAAGAGAATGAATGGGATTGCGGCTCGGATGACGAAGAACTATTTGAATTGGCTATGCACGACCGTCAGTATCGTGATTATAAATCCGGAGTAGCTAAAAAACGATTTGAGGAAGAGCTACAACGCGCAAAAGATGCAACGCTTTTGAATACGGGATTTTCTGAAGAGGAACTGAAGAAATTTAAACGAACTAAAGCTGAGCCTATTACGGCTAAGGAAAAAGGACGCATTCTTTGGGAAATTGATGTAGAGTCACCTTCAATGCCGCCTGAAGTAGGACGTAAATATACTCCTAATGATATAGTTTGTTACATTGCAACTCCTTGGGGAACTTATGATAGGATATTTGCCAACTTTGTCGGGCGTGTTATTGAAGTTTGTGCCAAACAGGGTGAATTAGTCAATAAAGGAGATGTGTTGGCTTATATTGAGAGATCCGACCTATAA
- the tsaA gene encoding tRNA (N6-threonylcarbamoyladenosine(37)-N6)-methyltransferase TrmO codes for MESITLEPIGIIHSPHTCIEGMPVQPTGAIGIEAYVVLEEKYAEGLKDLEGFSHIILIYQFHKVEGYVLQLIPFMDTKSHGVFATRAPKRPNKIGISIVPLKRIEGNIVYFEKADMLDGTPVIDIKPFYPKYDNQMDVKIGWLAETKPVDISQLRSDDRFK; via the coding sequence ATGGAATCAATCACACTGGAACCTATTGGCATAATACATTCGCCGCATACATGCATTGAAGGAATGCCCGTTCAACCCACGGGAGCTATAGGCATTGAAGCTTATGTGGTATTAGAGGAGAAATATGCAGAAGGGCTTAAAGATCTTGAAGGTTTTTCGCATATTATTTTAATCTATCAATTCCATAAAGTGGAAGGTTATGTACTGCAATTAATACCCTTTATGGATACCAAGTCACACGGCGTGTTTGCCACACGAGCACCTAAACGCCCTAACAAAATAGGCATATCCATCGTTCCACTCAAGAGAATAGAAGGAAATATCGTTTATTTTGAGAAAGCCGATATGCTCGACGGCACTCCTGTAATAGATATTAAGCCCTTTTACCCTAAATACGATAATCAGATGGATGTTAAAATTGGTTGGCTAGCCGAGACGAAGCCGGTAGATATTTCACAACTACGTTCCGATGATCGTTTTAAATAG
- a CDS encoding RNA polymerase sigma factor, with product MKSLGFKKDLIGIQGELLRFAYKLTANREEANDLLQETSLKALDNEDKYIPDTNFKGWMYTIMRNIFINNYRKIVRDQTYVDQTDNLYHLNLPQDSGFESTEGSYDLKEMHRIVNSLPKEYKVPFSMHVSGFKYREIAEKLDLPLGTVKSRIFFTRQRLQEELKDFV from the coding sequence ATGAAAAGTTTAGGCTTTAAAAAAGATTTAATAGGAATTCAAGGAGAATTACTTCGCTTTGCATATAAATTGACTGCTAATCGAGAAGAAGCAAATGATTTGTTGCAAGAGACCTCATTAAAAGCATTAGATAATGAAGATAAATATATTCCCGACACTAATTTTAAGGGCTGGATGTACACCATAATGCGTAATATATTTATAAATAATTATCGTAAAATTGTTCGCGACCAGACTTATGTTGATCAGACTGATAATTTATATCATTTGAATTTACCTCAGGACTCAGGTTTTGAAAGCACTGAAGGCTCTTATGATTTAAAGGAAATGCATCGCATAGTTAATTCGTTACCTAAAGAATATAAAGTACCCTTTTCAATGCATGTTTCAGGTTTTAAATATCGTGAGATTGCAGAAAAACTTGATTTACCTCTTGGTACAGTCAAAAGTCGTATTTTCTTCACTCGACAGAGATTACAGGAGGAATTGAAAGATTTCGTTTAA
- a CDS encoding MATE family efflux transporter, with amino-acid sequence MEIGVKNLTKGPIRRQLFNLAMPIMATSFIQMTYSLTDMAWVGRLGSESVAAIGSVGILMWMSASISLLSKVGSEVSVGQSIGAANMEDARNFASHNVSIALLISIICGAVLFLLAQPIISIYELKEPITRNAISYLKIVSTALPFIFLSAAFTGIYNAAGRSKIPFFISGAGLILNILLDPLFIFGFHLGTNGAAYATWVSQAGVLGLFIYQLRYRDVLLGRFPFFTYLHKRYTYKIIKLGLPVAIFNTLFAFVNMFLCRTASELGGHIGLMTLTTGAQIEAITWNTSQGFSTALSAFIAQNYAAGRIERVIKAWHTTLWMTLTFGSFCTLLFVFLGNQIFSIFVPEPQAYLSGGEYLRISGYSQLFMMLEITTQGIFYGIGRTVPPAIISVIFNYMRIPLALIFAQLGMGVEGIWWAISSTSVAKGLILAIWFTIIRKKALNSKHFISR; translated from the coding sequence ATGGAGATAGGAGTAAAAAACCTAACGAAAGGTCCCATTCGCCGCCAGCTATTCAATCTGGCAATGCCAATCATGGCTACCTCTTTTATTCAGATGACGTATAGCCTCACCGATATGGCTTGGGTGGGTAGATTAGGTAGCGAATCGGTAGCTGCCATAGGCTCTGTAGGGATTTTAATGTGGATGTCCGCATCTATATCTCTACTTAGCAAAGTCGGATCAGAAGTTAGTGTGGGGCAATCGATCGGAGCAGCTAACATGGAAGATGCCAGGAACTTTGCTTCACACAATGTTTCCATCGCATTACTCATTTCTATTATTTGCGGAGCTGTCCTCTTTCTTCTGGCACAACCTATCATTAGCATATATGAGTTAAAAGAGCCTATCACGAGAAATGCCATTTCCTACCTGAAGATTGTATCCACAGCATTACCTTTCATCTTTCTATCGGCTGCTTTTACAGGTATTTATAACGCAGCAGGAAGAAGTAAGATTCCTTTTTTCATTAGTGGTGCCGGATTAATTTTAAACATTCTTCTTGATCCGCTTTTTATTTTCGGCTTTCACTTAGGAACAAACGGCGCAGCTTATGCTACCTGGGTCTCTCAAGCCGGCGTACTAGGTCTTTTTATCTACCAGTTACGCTATAGAGACGTGTTATTGGGACGCTTTCCCTTCTTTACATATCTACATAAAAGATATACCTATAAAATAATAAAACTAGGACTACCAGTTGCAATATTTAATACATTATTTGCATTCGTAAATATGTTTCTTTGCCGAACAGCCTCTGAACTAGGGGGACATATTGGGTTAATGACACTTACCACAGGCGCACAAATTGAAGCCATCACTTGGAATACATCGCAAGGATTCTCTACGGCGTTGAGTGCTTTCATAGCCCAAAATTATGCGGCAGGTCGCATAGAAAGAGTCATTAAAGCCTGGCATACCACCTTATGGATGACTTTAACCTTCGGTTCTTTCTGCACACTATTATTTGTGTTTTTAGGCAATCAAATCTTTTCAATTTTTGTTCCGGAGCCACAGGCCTATTTATCGGGGGGAGAATATCTGCGCATATCAGGTTACTCTCAACTTTTTATGATGCTGGAAATTACCACTCAAGGCATTTTTTATGGAATTGGGCGTACAGTACCTCCTGCAATAATCAGTGTTATTTTTAATTATATGAGAATTCCATTGGCTCTCATTTTCGCTCAATTAGGTATGGGTGTTGAAGGAATATGGTGGGCAATAAGTTCAACAAGTGTGGCTAAAGGGCTAATCTTGGCTATTTGGTTCACAATAATAAGAAAAAAAGCGCTAAACAGTAAACATTTTATAAGTAGATAA
- a CDS encoding fimbrillin family protein, protein MKIKNLIYLTAIASIILSSCTNEDDHQELPTNLAISFSTTIASNTRATGSTWTEGDKVGVFMIPQGGTLDAALASNKKYSASATGELTYDSEDQAIYFPSDGSKVDFVTYYPYTTVANNQIAVNVTDQTSQESIDLMYAPTKSGFSNTTLGKVNLNFTHQLTHMVLNITKASNVSLDNFGVKLLGTETKATFDLATGTLNVTSGNTSGIAYKVVDKGNNQLQAEAIVLPSTKLGDDAAIEFTIGSQTFKQSLAGSSLNSASDYSYNVNISDNDGKPVVVIGQATITDWITVLGDDINIDPESGTTDPTTGVGETIFTETFGTVEKKDNGYWPAINEFTGWDNSTFTFTDNYLTSDYSTASVRSTSTMDSHVWFAAGKDAGLQISGFNTTGYTNMKLSYSIAANAAGNQNTIQVKCGDMTMTVPSLEFSGINTYQTVELSNLPEGITSIEFISSASTNTAGYRIDNVTLVGTKII, encoded by the coding sequence ATGAAAATTAAAAACTTAATTTATCTCACAGCCATAGCATCTATTATTTTATCTAGTTGTACGAACGAAGACGATCACCAAGAATTGCCAACCAACCTTGCCATTTCTTTCAGTACAACCATCGCTTCAAACACCCGTGCTACAGGTAGCACATGGACTGAAGGCGACAAAGTAGGTGTTTTCATGATCCCTCAAGGTGGAACATTGGACGCTGCTCTGGCATCAAACAAAAAATATTCGGCCTCTGCTACAGGCGAACTTACTTATGATTCAGAAGATCAGGCCATCTACTTTCCATCAGATGGCAGCAAAGTAGATTTCGTGACTTACTACCCCTACACAACAGTAGCTAATAACCAAATAGCTGTTAACGTAACAGATCAAACTTCGCAAGAAAGTATTGATCTGATGTATGCTCCTACAAAAAGCGGATTCAGCAATACCACTTTGGGAAAGGTAAACCTGAACTTCACTCATCAATTAACACATATGGTTTTAAATATAACCAAAGCATCAAATGTGAGTTTAGATAATTTTGGAGTAAAATTGCTAGGTACTGAAACTAAAGCGACATTCGATTTGGCTACCGGTACTTTAAACGTAACAAGCGGAAATACCTCAGGAATAGCCTACAAAGTAGTAGACAAAGGCAACAATCAATTACAAGCAGAAGCTATTGTTTTGCCCAGCACCAAACTAGGAGATGATGCTGCTATTGAATTCACTATTGGCTCACAAACATTCAAACAAAGTTTGGCCGGAAGTTCATTAAATTCGGCCAGTGACTATAGCTATAATGTGAACATATCAGACAATGACGGAAAACCGGTAGTGGTAATAGGTCAAGCTACAATTACTGACTGGATTACCGTTTTAGGCGATGACATCAACATTGATCCGGAAAGTGGAACGACCGATCCGACTACAGGCGTTGGAGAAACAATCTTCACAGAGACTTTCGGAACAGTAGAAAAGAAAGATAATGGATACTGGCCGGCAATTAATGAATTTACCGGTTGGGACAACAGTACTTTCACATTCACTGATAATTACTTAACAAGCGATTACAGCACAGCCAGCGTTCGTAGTACTTCGACTATGGATAGCCACGTGTGGTTTGCAGCTGGTAAAGATGCCGGATTACAAATATCAGGTTTCAACACTACCGGCTACACGAACATGAAGTTATCTTACAGTATTGCGGCAAATGCGGCAGGCAATCAAAATACAATCCAAGTGAAATGCGGCGATATGACAATGACTGTGCCGAGTCTGGAATTCTCCGGCATAAATACTTATCAAACAGTCGAATTGAGTAATTTGCCTGAAGGCATAACTTCTATTGAATTTATTTCTTCTGCAAGTACAAACACAGCAGGCTACCGCATTGATAATGTGACGTTAGTAGGTACAAAAATAATTTAA